TTCCGGAAAGTcaaattttatacaaaatttaaGATAAAGAAATAGTACTTTACCTTGGatttcactagagtgagaagCTAGTTCGGGTAGAGTTGATACTCTCTGGGATAAAGGTGTCAGTGGAGGTGATGCAGCTTCCTCAACCCTTTCTGGAATTTGGTGAGTATGCAAATACTTATTACTAACATTCAATACCACAGCTCTCTGACTACTTGAGGGTATAGAAAAACTCCGAGAGACAGTGATGGGTGGAGTTGGAAGTGGAGATGCTGAACTTGATACAACTGGAGGAAATTTATTAATTGCAGGATGCTCTGGATTCCTTAATCCTAATGGAGCAGAGTGACCTATTCGAGAAGATTTAGTTGCCTTGCTGGTTTGGTTACCAGGGGGTCTAGGAAGCTCGTGTAGTTCACTTATCCTAGGTGAAGAAACAAGGGGAGGCGAAGCACCAGGAGATGCTTTTGGAGAGGAAGGCTGGGGTATCGGCAGACGTGGAAAACCCCCAGAGACAGGTTTTACAGACAATGGCTTATTAGTCAATGGACCTGAAAAAGCAtgcctttttattttcttagtaTCAAAAGCATTAAAAATATCAACTTGTGGATGTGATTGTCCCTCTGTCGACGGACGTGGTAACTGAGCAGATGTATCACTGTTGCTTTCTTTGAGAATAGAGTGAGCTCTAGGGATAGCTGGTTCTGACAATTTACCATCAACAAAATCTCTCCCATTCTTTTTTTCCTCCAAATGCGATGAATGCCACAAATCATGTGAAGATGCACTTGCACTTAAGCGTGGTGCAGAACtagtttttgtttctttgatgTTGACAGGTGTAGGAAGTACATAAGCATTAGGCTTTGCTGCAGATGATGACAACAGTTGTCTTACTTTTTCAGCTGGGTCAAATTTCTTTTCCGCAAATATTGGAGCTGAATAGCTGCTGACTCTTGGTGGATCTCTATGTGATACTTTAAAATCTCCATGATTCTTATCTAAACTTGTCTGCCAGAAAGCAGATTAATAAAAGTATTAGAGGATAACCCAAGTCAAATTAGAGAAACTTTTTCAGTTGATGACCAATTAGACCAAGGCAAGAATGAGAATTACATAGTCGTTGTTATAATGCGACCAATATCCATTAATTAGAGGTGTAAAAGAATTATTTCAGTAACTGTCCTAAATATAGAGATTTTGGTTTGAAACATTGTATTGTAGGCCTAAGTAAGGGAGTTGAGGAGCTTATTTACCTGGATTTTACTTCACAATAATTTAAGATTTAAATAGGAGTTTCAAATTGGATAAACAAAATTGGTAAAGAATACCTCTGCAGTTTCTGTGGTTGAAGCTCGAACATTTGAACGGCTTGATTCTTCCACCTGCTAATATATAAGCAATGATGATAACAAGGTGAAACAATAACTCAGATTTTAAAGAAAGACAAAGTGATAGCATCTATAGATGTAAAAAGGTCTAAAATAACCACAGTAAAATGCTTCTGTGATAACCACAGTAAAATGCTTCTGTGATATTCCTTTTAAAAAGGTAAGCAATAAGCattaaacaaaatcaatatgCACCTAGGCATTAAAACCATACAATTATGAGTAATATTAAATTTCTACCTCTGCTGCGTTTGGCGATGTGGGGACAATATAATCCTTGTTTGATCTGTAGTTAAAACTCAACTCACCGCCTTCAGTGGCTTCATACTCATACTCATTCACATCATCTTCAAAACTACCTTCACCGTCATCATCTTCAAGGCTACTGAATTGGTAATCAATATGCTGCACCCCGGCAACCATCCTAACATGTGGCTCAACAGCCTCCAGTGATTTAAGTCCCTTCCGAAAGAAATTCAACTATATTTAAAGTAAAACAACATGAAAAGAGATACATTAAGACTTACCCAAAAAGGATCTCAAAAATTTGAATGAGAAAGGTCTAAAGTTTAACAAAACCTGAGCAGCATGGTGGCGAGCTGCTTGTGTTAGGAGACTACGTGACTGGCCTTGTTTCAGGGATTTTAACCGAAAAGCACAGAGTGTTGCTTCCTCTTCATATTCAGCGTGAGCAGCTTGCAAATGCTGTAAAGTGATATTTTCACCCTTACCACTTTTTGACTTTCCTTTCTCTTTTTGTTGGGCAACCATGTACTCATAAACCTCTCTGAAAGCAATACAGAAGATTCAGGAAATATTCACATGAGAGTAAGGCACAGAAAACTAACAGCGAGTTTATAAGTATAGACCTTTTTTCATCACACTGACGCTTCATGTCCTGCATGATTAATAGAAAGAAAGTGAGATGTAGTAAAAAGTTGACTCTATAAAACATAAAACTATGAAGCAGCAAACTCAAtacattttcaaatttatttaccACTGTCCTAGGCAAGGCAATCTATATAATTCCAAAAGGCATCGAAGAGGACATAGTTTTTCATCTCTCAAACTTGACTTTGTAAGGACAACTTTATTATGTTTGGAAAGCCAAGCTTAAAATTAGAGATATCAAAGATTATTTATTTGTTGGGTAAATAGTTCAATATTTAAATCTGTCTTCCTGGATATGCTCTACCCAACATCCTGTAAGAGTGAAAGTGCCACTGCTAATTGCCACTGTCCTCTTCTTTCACCATTCTTTAAGTTCTTCAATTTTGATCCTACACCTTGCTCAGTACCACTTCAATCTCCACTATTATTGTAAATATCAACCCTAAAATTCCTTACACACAATGCCTATTAAATCATCCAGTGATTAACTACAACTGCATGAAAAGCTTAATAAATCCTCCACACACTACTAACTAAGGGATACATCTATTATATGACACTGGCTTGGCACCATAAAGTGCCAATCAATTTCCCACAATGATCTCAAATAAGGGGGAAAATTGAAACTGCAATTAATTCAAAAGTAAACACTTTGAGGAGGGTATATGATATAAGTCTCATGAGATTCATTCAGGATTGTATTCATTAAACAACAGCATAGAAAATTATACAGTGTTACGAGAAACCAAAACAGCTATTTTTAACATTATACACAGATGTATATACCCATTAAACCAGAGATGGAGGCAACAGATAACCAACCAGAACATTACCAACAATATACATACTGATAATGTAATAGGATCACATCCTAGCAACATTTTCCCCTGAGGCATTATAAATTTCATGCATTACAAAGAGTCCAGAGACATTAGCTTTTGTTAATTGTATATAAGTTGTaatttaatgatagaaaaccACATTTTTTAGCAACGGTAATTTAGTGATTGTTTGGATATACGTTGAGAAGGCTTAAACGTGCGTTTCAGCTTCAATCGTGAGTTGCTTTTCTTATAATGTTGTTTGGTTGGCATTAACACAAAGCAATTCTGTTGTCCAGACTCGATTCTATCTCAAGCTAGATTTTGAAGCTTTTGCGGCAATGTCAATCGCTTTTGGGTTCCACTGGTCTGAGACAAACATTACCTTTTTCTATTTCCTTCATTTGcccttataatatttttaagggTTTTATTGCCAGTTCTCACAAGCCTCTGTTTTATTGTAACGattgatatattaaaaaatattttggtaattatacatctaaaatcaattttgatgcAACTATCCAAGTAACACAAATTAATAAGAATCAATTTTAGTTGAATACATCCAAGCATAAATCAATTtacattcaactcacttttaattagaaccaattttaattcaaaaaaaaaataattctctcaatcaattctatcaaactcaattctctcTGCCGcataaccaaacacacacttagTAATAGCTACGAATAAGTAAAGTTgaaatactaaaaaaattaaatgagggAAAGGTGAAATACAAAGAGAGCATACATATATGCATTAACCATTGTGTGCactttaaataaacaaatatgacAGATAGAAAAGTACATAAACATACCTCAACAGTTCTTAGTTCATTAAGAAGAGACTCGGATGGTCTGGTTATTGTCAGTGCTACATGAGAACGCTGTGGAACAGAAGGGATAGAGTCATCATAAAAGTTTCTGTAAATGAACTGCACttcaagaagaaaatcaaaaggTTGCACCCAACAAAAACTTACGTAGCTATCAACAAGTTTCTGAAGTTCAAACTGCACATTTCCAAGCATCCCCAAAACTTTACCTGCATACAGTTCATAACAACTGTAGCAACAACTAAACATGATTTGAATCAACTAGCATAAAAGCTAGGTAATTTAGATATGGAAGTTATGAAACATTTACCCACTCACCACTCTCTACATCATCATTTAAGGCAGTTTTCTCCAGTAGACAGGTACCCATTTCTTGCAGCGACTCTGAAAATTCTGGAACATGCATTACAATAAAGATACCTTAGAGACTTTAATTTTTCAAGGCAATAAATGATGaggaaaaaaaacaagaaaaagaatattaaCTACATAAAGAGTCAGTTCAAATAAGCTTTTCGAGCACTtccagaaaaataaatatgtaaaatagttttacaatAACTACACTTCAATATTACAGAAATATTTTAAGTAGTAGCTTCCCATATAAGTTGAAAAATTAGATTCTATACTTCAATATTACAGAATCTCTCATTTAAAGTGAGAAGGGAGGAGACAGAGGCACAACTAAAGAGGTCACAGTTCTTGAAAGAGAAAAGAGTGAATGACAGGCTGCAGAGAGGCTGCAAGACTTAGAGGAGTGTCCAAAATTGGGGAAATGGGCATGATGGGAAAGCTAAAGTTTGTCGCAAccgagttaggatcctctccatttgtTTTCTCCATTATTCCTCTCCATTACTATGGTTTTGAAGAGTTTTAggatatatatttaataattggACACACCAAATGTCACATCATTGCatttatatttccaaaactTCAATAATGGAAAAATTGGAGAAAGCAAAAAATGGACAGGATCCCAACTCGTCCCAACCAGGTCTCAAAATCCAACCCAAAAGACCTCTTCAAGACACTCAAACTGAGCAATCCACAATCACCATCTTGATCAGTGGTCTCACTCAACCCCACGATGTTGTGATCTTCTCTGTAATTCCACTCGGAGAGGCGACTGTAAATCATAGGATTGTGCAATGATATACaaaaacttgcaattttgactatactattattatatatgacAATAGAATGAACTAACAATGAAGATTTGTGGTTATCATTCCTAGCTAAACAAATTGTAAATGTCTGTCTAACGACAAGTAAAGATAATAATTGCAGTCAGAAAAAGGATACCCTAGAGAGTAGAGATATTGatattttcaaattcatttattCTACTATCCATCTGCGTTTCAAAGGAAACCACAACACACAATttcaataacaataaaaagcaTGCCATAGCAGGAGTACAAATTACAAGTTAAGCATCATGGGCTGTTTTCCAAATATGTAATGGACGGAAATGCTGGACTTTGCCAGTAATGCAGAAGACCATGCTGATCATggactatgactattggaaatATAAATTGTTCAAGTCGTTATATATAGTGCACATCTAATGATGTGTTTTTGTAGATGTTGAATCAACTGCACAAACATTCCAGACCAACGTTTactaagaaacaaaaaaaaattcgctACCATATGGATGTCTGTTTGGAGTGTCCACTAAACGTGAAAACAACCAATTCCCTGTACTTACATATTTGGAACAtacaggaaaaaaaataaagatctgGTTACTACCTAATAACTAAATCATATGTGAGGAAAAATGGAACAATATGAGTGATCAACAGAAAGTCCAAGATTAGATCTTACCATAAGCACTATTTTCAGTGGCAGCAGCTGCAGCAAGCAGGCTATCATAGCAATCTCTCATCTCTTGCATATACTGCGAAATCGAAAAGGAAAACCATAATAATCGCCACTAAAATTAGTAAACCAGATAGAACCAATCGAACACCAGATTATCATACATTCTCCACCAATTTCGTATCAATCACACACTCAAATTTCCACATTCTAACACTCTAACTACAACTATAAGATCACTAATTCAAGATGAAATCACAACAAAACCAACACCTAGAATACCAATTTTCCATGGGAAACACATTATTCCACGCATTTAACTCGAGAACTAAAACCCTCACATATCAATCAATTTTACCACACAACTActaagtcaaaaaaattaaataaacaataattaatcaatcaaagttaatcaactaattaattaaactaattaattaaataaataaataaataaataaagtaagtatgaatatgattaatgaattccAGATCAAAACGCAAATAATCCGTAATAAGTTAAATCGATTACtgaaattaataatacattaaataaattgaattaaataaaataaatataaatcgaaAAATGAATGCAAATCGACGGTGAAGTCAGAAATAGTAACGCCGTGAGGACCTTAGCAGCGAGAGCAAGCTCATCGAACTTAACGGAAGGTTGAAACTCCTTCTTGTCTTTCCCAACGGTTTTGTGAAGTGCAATTCGCTTCAACTTGTTAAGCGAAGACTTCATTTTCGAAACCTAGATTGAAACGACAGTGAAAGAGGACAAAACGgcaaggaagaagaagaagaagaaagaggtGTGAATTTGACAGTGTAGGTTTGggtcaaagaaagaaagagaagtgAGGTATAGAtcagaacaaagaagaaaaaagaagaaacgatgctaaatgaaatgaaaattaaaattaaaatgaaaatgaaattggaATCACACTCTAACGTCATGCCCCTATGCTTACAACAGAACCCGCACGCTTTACCTTTACCTCACTACACGTGTGCCACTTTACCAACagtcaaattttcattttaacttttcccttttttctcactttttttctcatttatagaaggaaattaaaaaagtttatatcatgtcgtgacatttaacttttttttttggatacaatcGTAACATTTAATTttggctaattttttttttttgtttttaccatgTTTAATCTTATTTGGAAAACAGTTTTGGCATTAAGTGGTTTTAACTCCCTGTCGATTGCAGTTGTGAaggatcgaactgtgatcctctctatcaagttcagcgtcaatcatcactgaaccaactaacgattggtaacgTTGATTAATATCTTTTAAAGAACTTGCAAAATTCTTATCTCTTTTTTCATATGTAATGTATTCGGttaaaatataagaactcaTTTTATTGAGCTGgattgtgtttaatttttaaattattcttgGTATTGGATAAATTCAGGGTTAAAGatttgacaaaaattaaaaattttgcCACCTACTAAATCAAGggagaattttttttcctcgGTACAAATTgactaaaataccaaaataattttttatccataGCATTTgttcaatatcttaaattttttcgtaatttttttttttgtacaaaatttTATCGTAAGTTAATCTatcttatactccctccgtcctaaattataagggaaaaaaaccctttttttttccaaattataagagaaaaaatcattttcaaaaatgtttttttccttattttcataaaattaaatgcaaattgcatttaatttcttctctctcattttctcaataaacaacaaccaataaaagttatttttacatcttcctatgcaacttattctaaggaaaaacccacaaaaacatacttcaaattctcatgttttactttttcttaataagtgttgtttttttattttcccttataatttgagacggagggagtaccattttattcaatatttacaTTGTAGAGATTAAACAGATTATTTACTACGTACATTTTGCATAAATATTAAGAGGTCGACTCTATAACGTgtagaaaacaaaaatagaagttaaaaaagaaaagacaaatgctaaatagtgtcccggggcactctttaaacctttaaatagtaagttttttatagaatttttatggaaatgcgtaaagtcaacgcattggaaattggagtgtttaattttttgaataaaaagattCTTTTTAATGAAATGCTTAAAAAGTACCCCAGAGACACTCATTAACAAGacccaaaagaaaaaatgacCACGGACTTCTACATTTTTACTCTTCAATTTGACCAAAACATAAATATCACAAgctttttctacttttttaataaacattTTTGTATGTTTCCTAACAAAATCTTTTTTATATGTTGTGTTTTAATATTATactatatatgtatattatatTCCAGTCAAAATAACACTTAATCTACCTATTAtatatcattttcttttcttttcttttcttttcttttgacttATCTTATTCGTATCTGTAATGATATAAATATGGCAGAATCCTGGTCAAAAAAATAATGCTAGTATCACATTAAATGTCGTTATCGTTTTCTCtacttgtttttaattttagtttttggaaaatgttaacatgtgcaccaaaggcacatgttaataaagcaaaagtagaaatgatacattgaaatttgtgcatttaactttttaaacattaaattttcttctaaaattaaatgcaattttctatatttagaatcttaacatgtgcatttggtgcacatgttaacatgacccttagtttttttatttgcaaAACCATTTTTCCATTCAACGTTAGTTTTCCTTGTTTTGGAAAAGTTTTAACGAAGATTAAATTCATACAATGtcattaaacaattttttttctccaaataaTCTAATCATTAGAAATTCAAtagtaaataagtaaaaaatattttaagttcaAACTCCGATCTCCatataaaatacaacaaatatttattgtatcttatttcatttttttcatcaaaaaggaaaataaaatacaataaatatacCAATGAATTATGCTCAGTGTCAGAGGTAGATGTGAGAATAGGTCAGGGcggcctatttctttaaatagagtaGGCCAAGACTTGTTTATAaacctatttagctaaaaatgTCAAGCCGCATGCCATTAAAAAAGTCTTTGAGGCCTATTAGGCTgacctatttaagttaatatgaagAATATTTTTagtacgattattatttatatattaaaatttgtactttgattaaattacaaatctattaactttttaagtagtttaaatttattaatctacattagtttttaacatatataaatgtattattataaactagaattgaaatatgatgacatatatagtcaaattttctaaaatatcatgttaaatgtCAAAAGGATCATGGTTTATTagtcataaatatattttaaaataaatataattatttatttaaatatgttcatatcaAATAGGCTTTTAATTAAATAGGCTAACGAGCTCATCATGCTTTCAAAAGGTCAAACTCAGACCTAAAagttaagcctatgataggtcacaggccaggctcagaccttcgattttttgactgatcaggctcaggcttggcaaaatCTAGCTCAGcttagcctattcccacctctactcACATGGATTCATTAAACAAAGCTCTAATTCATGTCGGAGagatatctatatatatttagtttatGATATGTATCCAATAAGATTATTTTGGTAATTAACATGGACAaaataagtttaaaaaaatatggacaaaagaaaatatttagttttttttctacAAGCATACGACTCATTAGACCGATTAATCTGGTTCGGTGATTAATTCTAGCACATTtaactaaaaattgaaccaaacacatttaattaaaaatattcccTCACCTCCCTCCCAAAATCCTCCAACTAAACACATTTATTGGTGATttacttaataaaaaatcattcataGTCAATTGTGAGATTGACCACTTATGCTTTCCTACCATATTAATACAAAGAAGATATGCAAATATACTAGGATTTACTCTAAATTGTCAGATCATAAAGAGAGCCATGAACACTATTTCACTATCCGAAATTTTGAGACATTGAGTATATGAGTTACATTTCTAAACTAAATTATGAGAATCACGGACGAAGCCATAAATTCAGATCAGGGGACCAAGTTTAATAGTATAATTGATgagtaaagaaaaaattaattttaaaatgcacaACATATACAAAAAAGTTTAAGTAACGAATAATTTCAACCAAATGGAAAATTTTGGTTTTATACGTAGCTTGCAACTTATCATCACATTTATAATTAGAACACACAATATTGACAATTATATtcaaagtttgaaaaaaaaaaagtatgaacaTTAACTACTTCTTTAGATGATCCAACAAGAATAAGTTGAAATTGATGGAGGAAACTCTTTTGTTTATTTAGAGACTAACATCGATCATCATATAAATCTATATTTCTAATAATATAGAATAcgtgtgtttatttttttaatttttatgcgAAAAATTCTACTTATGAAAAATCTCAAGAGAGACGGAGGTAGTAATTTCT
This genomic interval from Trifolium pratense cultivar HEN17-A07 linkage group LG6, ARS_RC_1.1, whole genome shotgun sequence contains the following:
- the LOC123890481 gene encoding uncharacterized protein At2g33490-like isoform X1; the protein is MKSSLNKLKRIALHKTVGKDKKEFQPSVKFDELALAAKYMQEMRDCYDSLLAAAAATENSAYEFSESLQEMGTCLLEKTALNDDVESGKVLGMLGNVQFELQKLVDSYVSFCWVQPFDFLLEVQFIYRNFYDDSIPSVPQRSHVALTITRPSESLLNELRTVEDMKRQCDEKREVYEYMVAQQKEKGKSKSGKGENITLQHLQAAHAEYEEEATLCAFRLKSLKQGQSRSLLTQAARHHAAQLNFFRKGLKSLEAVEPHVRMVAGVQHIDYQFSSLEDDDGEGSFEDDVNEYEYEATEGGELSFNYRSNKDYIVPTSPNAAEQVEESSRSNVRASTTETAETSLDKNHGDFKVSHRDPPRVSSYSAPIFAEKKFDPAEKVRQLLSSSAAKPNAYVLPTPVNIKETKTSSAPRLSASASSHDLWHSSHLEEKKNGRDFVDGKLSEPAIPRAHSILKESNSDTSAQLPRPSTEGQSHPQVDIFNAFDTKKIKRHAFSGPLTNKPLSVKPVSGGFPRLPIPQPSSPKASPGASPPLVSSPRISELHELPRPPGNQTSKATKSSRIGHSAPLGLRNPEHPAINKFPPVVSSSASPLPTPPITVSRSFSIPSSSQRAVVLNVSNKYLHTHQIPERVEEAASPPLTPLSQRVSTLPELASHSSEIQVDAGGS
- the LOC123890481 gene encoding uncharacterized protein At2g33490-like isoform X2, which produces MKSSLNKLKRIALHKTVGKDKKEFQPSVKFDELALAAKYMQEMRDCYDSLLAAAAATENSAYEFSESLQEMGTCLLEKTALNDDVESGKVLGMLGNVQFELQKLVDSYRSHVALTITRPSESLLNELRTVEDMKRQCDEKREVYEYMVAQQKEKGKSKSGKGENITLQHLQAAHAEYEEEATLCAFRLKSLKQGQSRSLLTQAARHHAAQLNFFRKGLKSLEAVEPHVRMVAGVQHIDYQFSSLEDDDGEGSFEDDVNEYEYEATEGGELSFNYRSNKDYIVPTSPNAAEQVEESSRSNVRASTTETAETSLDKNHGDFKVSHRDPPRVSSYSAPIFAEKKFDPAEKVRQLLSSSAAKPNAYVLPTPVNIKETKTSSAPRLSASASSHDLWHSSHLEEKKNGRDFVDGKLSEPAIPRAHSILKESNSDTSAQLPRPSTEGQSHPQVDIFNAFDTKKIKRHAFSGPLTNKPLSVKPVSGGFPRLPIPQPSSPKASPGASPPLVSSPRISELHELPRPPGNQTSKATKSSRIGHSAPLGLRNPEHPAINKFPPVVSSSASPLPTPPITVSRSFSIPSSSQRAVVLNVSNKYLHTHQIPERVEEAASPPLTPLSQRVSTLPELASHSSEIQVDAGGS
- the LOC123890481 gene encoding uncharacterized protein At2g33490-like isoform X3, whose translation is MKSSLNKLKRIALHKTVGKDKKEFQPSVKFDELALAAKYMQEMRDCYDSLLAAAAATENSAYEFSESLQEMGTCLLEKTALNDDVESGKVLGMLGNVQFELQKLVDSYRSHVALTITRPSESLLNELRTVEDMKRQCDEKREVYEYMVAQQKEKGKSKSGKGENITLQHLQAAHAEYEEEATLCAFRLKSLKQGQSRSLLTQAARHHAAQLNFFRKGLKSLEAVEPHVRMVAGVQHIDYQFSSLEDDDGEGSFEDDVNEYEYEATEGGELSFNYRSNKDYIVPTSPNAAEVEESSRSNVRASTTETAETSLDKNHGDFKVSHRDPPRVSSYSAPIFAEKKFDPAEKVRQLLSSSAAKPNAYVLPTPVNIKETKTSSAPRLSASASSHDLWHSSHLEEKKNGRDFVDGKLSEPAIPRAHSILKESNSDTSAQLPRPSTEGQSHPQVDIFNAFDTKKIKRHAFSGPLTNKPLSVKPVSGGFPRLPIPQPSSPKASPGASPPLVSSPRISELHELPRPPGNQTSKATKSSRIGHSAPLGLRNPEHPAINKFPPVVSSSASPLPTPPITVSRSFSIPSSSQRAVVLNVSNKYLHTHQIPERVEEAASPPLTPLSQRVSTLPELASHSSEIQVDAGGS
- the LOC123890481 gene encoding uncharacterized protein At2g33490-like isoform X5; the protein is MKSSLNKLKRIALHKTVGKDKKEFQPSVKFDELALAAKYMQEMRDCYDSLLAAAAATENSAYEFSESLQEMGTCLLEKTALNDDVESGKVLGMLGNVQFELQKLVDSYRSHVALTITRPSESLLNELRTVEDMKRQCDEKREVYEYMVAQQKEKGKSKSGKGENITLQHLQAAHAEYEEEATLCAFRLKSLKQGQSRSLLTQAARHHAAQLNFFRKGLKSLEAVEPHVRMVAGVQHIDYQFSSLEDDDGEGSFEDDVNEYEYEATEGGELSFNYRSNKDYIVPTSPNAAEVEESSRSNVRASTTETAETSLDKNHGDFKVSHRDPPRVSSYSAPIFAEKKFDPAEKVRQLLSSSAAKPNAYVLPTPVNIKETKTSSAPRLSASASSHDLWHSSHLEEKKNGRDFVDGKLSEPAIPRAHSILKESNSDTSAQLPRPSTEGQSHPQVDIFNAFDTKKIKRHAFSGPLTNKPLSVKPVSGGFPRLPIPQPSSPKASPGASPPLVSSPRISELHELPRPPGNQTSKATKSSRIGHSAPLGLRNPEHPAINKFPPVVSSSASPLPTPPITVSRSFSIPSSSQRAVVLNVSNKYLHTHQIPERVEEAASPPLTPLSQRVSTLPELASHSSEIQGGS
- the LOC123890481 gene encoding uncharacterized protein At2g33490-like isoform X4, with the translated sequence MKSSLNKLKRIALHKTVGKDKKEFQPSVKFDELALAAKYMQEMRDCYDSLLAAAAATENSAYEFSESLQEMGTCLLEKTALNDDVESGKVLGMLGNVQFELQKLVDSYRSHVALTITRPSESLLNELRTVEDMKRQCDEKREVYEYMVAQQKEKGKSKSGKGENITLQHLQAAHAEYEEEATLCAFRLKSLKQGQSRSLLTQAARHHAAQLNFFRKGLKSLEAVEPHVRMVAGVQHIDYQFSSLEDDDGEGSFEDDVNEYEYEATEGGELSFNYRSNKDYIVPTSPNAAEQVEESSRSNVRASTTETAETSLDKNHGDFKVSHRDPPRVSSYSAPIFAEKKFDPAEKVRQLLSSSAAKPNAYVLPTPVNIKETKTSSAPRLSASASSHDLWHSSHLEEKKNGRDFVDGKLSEPAIPRAHSILKESNSDTSAQLPRPSTEGQSHPQVDIFNAFDTKKIKRHAFSGPLTNKPLSVKPVSGGFPRLPIPQPSSPKASPGASPPLVSSPRISELHELPRPPGNQTSKATKSSRIGHSAPLGLRNPEHPAINKFPPVVSSSASPLPTPPITVSRSFSIPSSSQRAVVLNVSNKYLHTHQIPERVEEAASPPLTPLSQRVSTLPELASHSSEIQGGS